One window of the Devosia sp. 2618 genome contains the following:
- the flgK gene encoding flagellar hook-associated protein FlgK has product MGLISSMNNAVAGLRINQDSIDVLSRNVANAGTPGYHRQSINVVDYNSQNSSYARTESVNRAFNASLQTYYNRQVSDTAKSGAKADYLNQLQTYLGKPGSAGSLDTLFGSLKNSLQSLATSPDDYTTRAAVIAQADAMAQRLNQLSNVTQGLRQETEAQIANGVNNLNGMLSSLQEVNSRMLDLGMSDTARASLQDQRDRLVSGIAEMVDVNATYRPDGTVSLMTRSGVGLLDVGVSTFKFTTAGALGPASQASSDSALNKVGTLTLTTPSGLIIDLSQRGVLQGGEIAGLLELRDKTLVEFQNQLDDIAAGLAAIFSSDTRQGQAAGAPSTAGLKVDLTGIQAGNEVLLSYKNGGVDQRVRLVNSANGEDYTDASGQKVIAVDFNDPASVAALSTKLPGLTFGYAGGELTVLGGGAVDVTGLTGKVTATGAQPGSAGLNLFVDQSNSAFTNNVDTDPSQKVGFASRIKINPAIVADNSLLVQASVGGTLGDAARANYFLEQLNSMSFVSGGQASANKDFPLNGTLGDIIGQVLNYQGSSINTALSQSSDRQLTLDTIVTQMKSEYGVNVNEEMARLLELQNAYAANARVVSIVKELLDTLFRAT; this is encoded by the coding sequence ATGGGTCTGATCTCCTCGATGAACAATGCCGTAGCCGGCTTGCGCATCAACCAGGATTCGATCGACGTCCTCAGCCGCAACGTCGCCAATGCGGGGACGCCGGGCTATCATCGGCAGTCCATCAATGTTGTCGATTATAACTCGCAGAACAGCTCTTATGCGCGTACCGAAAGCGTCAATCGCGCGTTCAATGCGAGCCTCCAGACCTATTACAACCGGCAGGTGTCGGATACCGCCAAGTCTGGCGCCAAGGCGGACTATCTCAACCAGCTGCAGACCTATCTGGGCAAGCCGGGTTCGGCTGGTTCGCTCGATACGCTGTTCGGTTCGCTGAAGAATTCGCTGCAGTCGTTGGCCACCAGTCCAGATGACTACACGACCCGTGCAGCAGTTATCGCGCAGGCGGATGCGATGGCGCAGCGCCTCAATCAGCTTTCGAATGTCACGCAGGGCCTGCGTCAGGAAACTGAAGCGCAGATCGCCAATGGCGTGAACAATCTCAACGGCATGCTGAGCTCCCTGCAGGAGGTCAATTCGCGCATGCTCGATCTGGGCATGTCCGATACGGCACGCGCGTCTCTGCAGGATCAGCGCGACCGACTGGTTTCGGGCATTGCCGAAATGGTCGACGTCAACGCCACCTATCGCCCAGATGGCACTGTTTCGCTGATGACGCGTTCGGGCGTCGGGCTGCTTGATGTTGGCGTCAGCACGTTCAAGTTCACCACTGCCGGCGCGCTCGGGCCAGCATCGCAGGCATCTTCGGACAGCGCGCTCAACAAGGTTGGCACGCTCACGCTGACCACGCCGTCTGGCCTGATCATCGACCTGTCCCAGCGCGGCGTGTTGCAGGGCGGCGAGATCGCTGGCCTGTTGGAGCTGCGTGACAAGACGCTGGTCGAGTTCCAGAACCAGCTTGACGATATTGCTGCGGGCCTTGCTGCAATCTTTTCGTCCGACACCCGGCAGGGCCAGGCCGCCGGTGCCCCGAGTACTGCTGGCCTCAAGGTTGACCTCACCGGTATTCAGGCTGGCAACGAAGTTCTGCTGTCCTACAAGAATGGCGGCGTCGATCAGCGCGTGCGTCTGGTCAACAGCGCCAATGGTGAGGACTATACCGACGCTAGCGGTCAAAAGGTCATTGCTGTCGATTTCAACGATCCAGCAAGCGTCGCGGCGCTCTCTACTAAGCTGCCGGGCCTCACCTTCGGCTATGCTGGCGGTGAACTGACCGTTCTAGGTGGTGGTGCGGTCGATGTGACCGGGCTCACCGGCAAGGTCACCGCGACGGGTGCACAGCCCGGCAGCGCGGGCCTTAATCTTTTTGTCGATCAGAGCAATTCGGCGTTCACCAACAATGTCGATACCGACCCGTCCCAGAAGGTAGGCTTTGCCTCCCGCATCAAGATCAACCCGGCGATTGTGGCCGACAACAGCCTGCTCGTGCAGGCCAGCGTCGGTGGCACACTGGGCGACGCGGCGCGGGCCAATTATTTCCTTGAACAGCTCAACTCGATGTCTTTCGTGTCTGGCGGTCAGGCTAGCGCGAACAAGGACTTTCCGCTGAACGGCACACTGGGCGATATCATCGGTCAGGTGCTCAACTATCAGGGCAGCAGCATCAATACGGCGCTGTCGCAGAGCTCGGATCGCCAGCTGACGCTCGACACCATCGTGACGCAGATGAAGTCCGAATACGGCGTCAACGTCAACGAAGAGATGGCGCGGCTGCTTGAACTACAGAACGCCTATGCCGCCAATGCGCGCGTTGTATCCATCGTCAAGGAACTGCTCGATACGCTGTTCCGGGCGACGTGA
- the flaF gene encoding flagellar biosynthesis regulator FlaF: MHNHGAQAYNQVAKAVESPREREAALLIKSAGMLQRVKDEWPEGQLDAALTYNRKLWTIFITSATREDNPLPAQVRQNIANIGIFVMSRTRELTFEPEAKKIDALVQINRQLAAGLRAVPA, encoded by the coding sequence ATGCACAATCACGGAGCACAGGCCTATAATCAGGTCGCTAAAGCCGTTGAATCGCCCCGCGAACGCGAAGCTGCTCTACTGATCAAGTCTGCGGGCATGTTGCAGCGCGTGAAAGACGAATGGCCTGAAGGTCAACTCGACGCTGCTCTGACTTACAACCGCAAGCTCTGGACGATCTTCATTACGTCCGCGACGCGCGAAGACAATCCCCTCCCCGCTCAAGTCCGCCAGAACATTGCCAATATCGGCATCTTCGTCATGAGCCGCACGCGCGAGCTGACCTTCGAGCCTGAAGCGAAAAAGATTGACGCTCTGGTGCAAATCAACCGCCAGCTCGCCGCCGGGCTCCGCGCCGTTCCAGCCTGA
- the flbT gene encoding flagellar biosynthesis repressor FlbT, with translation MALKVELKPGEKLLIGNCIITNSDQRTRLFVEGNAPVLREKDILTPETANTSAERVYLAVQMMYIEDDIEGTRETYFTLVNDLVQAAPSTTQIVDQINNEILTGSLYKALRVAKQLIQYEQEILSNAQSRSTGL, from the coding sequence ATGGCCCTCAAAGTCGAACTCAAGCCAGGCGAAAAACTGCTGATTGGCAATTGCATTATTACCAATTCCGACCAGCGAACCCGGCTGTTCGTCGAGGGCAATGCGCCAGTCTTGCGCGAAAAAGACATCCTGACCCCCGAAACGGCCAACACGTCGGCTGAGCGCGTTTATCTGGCAGTGCAAATGATGTATATCGAGGATGATATCGAAGGGACGCGCGAGACCTACTTCACCCTGGTCAATGACCTGGTGCAGGCTGCGCCCTCAACTACGCAAATTGTCGACCAGATCAACAATGAGATATTAACCGGGTCCTTGTACAAAGCTTTGAGGGTTGCAAAGCAGCTCATTCAGTACGAACAGGAAATCCTTTCCAATGCACAATCACGGAGCACAGGCCTATAA